A single region of the Jatrophihabitans sp. GAS493 genome encodes:
- a CDS encoding sugar porter family MFS transporter has protein sequence MTQSDQETSTRLMQQHRNVVTRAAALTAVGGVLFGYDTGVVGGVLPNIASQFNLTNPFQKGLVVAILLAGAAVGALIAGRLADQLGRRRAILITSIVFVIGLLLSSLAPALWVFWISRFIIGLGVGSTSFVVPLYIGEIAPPERRGALVSLNQLSVTVGILVSQLVAYFLAGHGDWRVSVGLALLPAIILGLGVLQEPESPAWLVRQDREDEARTVLATMRDSEQAIDDEVEKIREVAQEERKGSIGELLDNRLRPALILGVSLAIIQQITGINTVIYFAPTVLQEAGLGSSASLLALVVVGVVNVVLTLVAIRYLDRLGRRPLLIWGMVGMTAGLVALALAFAIGIHGAGAVFATAALAFYVGAFAVSLGPIVWLLIAEIFPLRVRGQAASIATMSNWAANLVVAVSYLSIISAIGETGTFISYAVVTALSLIYVVKKVPETNGLTLSQIEAELNPSGTAAPETGKVGAITPSG, from the coding sequence GTGACGCAGTCGGACCAAGAGACCAGCACCCGGCTGATGCAACAGCATCGCAACGTCGTCACTCGAGCTGCCGCGCTCACCGCGGTCGGTGGCGTCCTCTTCGGCTACGACACCGGAGTCGTCGGTGGCGTACTGCCGAACATCGCTAGCCAGTTCAATCTCACCAACCCATTCCAGAAGGGGTTGGTCGTCGCGATCCTGCTGGCCGGCGCCGCCGTCGGAGCGCTTATCGCCGGACGGCTCGCCGATCAACTGGGACGGCGGCGCGCGATCCTGATCACCAGCATTGTCTTCGTCATCGGCCTGCTGCTCTCCTCGCTCGCGCCGGCACTCTGGGTGTTCTGGATCAGCCGCTTCATCATCGGGCTCGGCGTCGGCTCTACGTCATTCGTCGTCCCGCTGTACATCGGTGAGATTGCCCCACCCGAACGACGTGGGGCGCTCGTCTCGCTCAACCAATTGTCGGTGACCGTAGGCATTCTGGTGAGCCAGTTAGTGGCCTACTTCCTGGCCGGCCACGGTGATTGGCGAGTGAGCGTGGGGTTGGCCCTGCTCCCTGCGATCATCCTCGGACTCGGCGTCCTGCAGGAGCCGGAGAGCCCAGCGTGGCTGGTGCGTCAAGATCGCGAGGACGAAGCCAGAACCGTGCTCGCCACCATGCGCGACAGCGAGCAGGCGATAGACGACGAGGTGGAGAAGATCCGCGAGGTCGCCCAGGAAGAGCGGAAGGGTTCCATCGGCGAACTGCTCGACAACCGCCTCCGGCCGGCCCTCATTCTCGGCGTTTCGCTGGCCATCATCCAGCAGATCACCGGCATCAACACCGTTATCTACTTCGCGCCGACTGTACTTCAGGAGGCCGGACTGGGTAGCTCGGCTTCGCTGCTCGCGCTGGTCGTGGTCGGCGTGGTGAACGTAGTGCTGACGCTCGTCGCGATCCGCTACCTGGACCGGCTGGGCCGGCGCCCGCTGCTGATCTGGGGCATGGTTGGCATGACCGCCGGGCTGGTCGCCCTGGCCCTGGCCTTCGCGATCGGGATCCACGGTGCTGGTGCGGTCTTTGCCACTGCCGCGTTGGCCTTCTACGTGGGCGCATTCGCCGTCAGCCTTGGTCCGATCGTGTGGTTGCTGATCGCCGAGATCTTCCCGCTTCGGGTTCGCGGGCAGGCGGCGTCGATCGCGACGATGTCCAACTGGGCGGCGAACCTCGTCGTCGCCGTCTCATACCTTTCGATCATCTCGGCCATCGGGGAGACCGGAACGTTCATCAGCTATGCCGTGGTCACCGCACTGTCGCTGATCTACGTCGTGAAGAAGGTTCCGGAGACGAACGGGCTAACCCTCAGCCAGATCGAGGCTGAGCTGAATCCTTCCGGCACGGCGGCCCCCGAGACGGGAAAGGTCGGCGCCATCACCCCCAGCGGATGA
- a CDS encoding APC family permease, which translates to MTLAPPTNDVDEPAEALAEKAKLQKHFGRADIFFFLVCTLVGVDGLGTLATEGGAGFTWLIVAVVLFAVPSALILSELGAAYTEEGGPYIWVRLAFGHLAGAINNFFYWVTNPVWMGGTLVGTAIGGLTVFMNDGNSWGTTPTLIFGFIFIWAGVVFAILSFKVGKWVATIGAIARFLLLGFFTVLVIAYGAKHGFHGPPLHEYLKPTYSSFVLLVPLILFSLVGFELPSAAGEEMEDAANDVPAGIAKSVLATALLYGLPVLGILTVLPAAQSTGLAGFPDAIKQALTVFGGSVTTASDGTVTATLSGFGTVMGWVAGILVAIIAFTSGLTWIMGSDRTLAVSCYDGAGPRSLGKFSARFGTPLRVNILSGVVSTAVLVATALITDGNAYKFFSVALSLAISTTLISYLGIFPAAWVLRRRRPNDTRPYRAPMLAAITILCCAGIVFCTIQVLFPGAGDEWFGDDYRFSDDWVQSEKWSYLFTEAVPLVIFLAISVSFWWMGKRHREATARELDAGLPLVEPAQT; encoded by the coding sequence ATGACGCTCGCACCCCCAACCAACGATGTGGACGAACCAGCCGAGGCGCTGGCCGAGAAGGCCAAGTTGCAGAAGCACTTCGGCCGCGCCGATATCTTCTTCTTCCTGGTCTGCACCCTCGTCGGAGTGGACGGCCTGGGAACGCTGGCCACCGAGGGCGGCGCCGGGTTCACCTGGCTGATCGTGGCCGTCGTCCTCTTCGCCGTTCCGTCGGCGCTGATCCTCTCCGAGCTGGGTGCGGCATACACCGAGGAGGGTGGGCCGTACATCTGGGTCCGTCTGGCCTTCGGTCACCTCGCCGGGGCCATCAACAACTTCTTCTACTGGGTGACGAACCCGGTGTGGATGGGCGGGACTCTCGTCGGGACGGCCATCGGCGGCCTGACCGTCTTTATGAATGACGGCAACAGCTGGGGGACTACGCCGACGCTGATCTTCGGATTCATCTTCATCTGGGCCGGCGTGGTCTTCGCAATCCTCTCCTTCAAGGTCGGCAAGTGGGTAGCCACCATCGGGGCGATCGCGCGCTTCCTGCTGCTCGGCTTCTTCACCGTTCTGGTCATCGCCTACGGTGCGAAGCACGGATTCCATGGACCGCCGCTTCACGAATACCTGAAGCCGACCTATTCCAGCTTTGTGCTGCTGGTTCCGCTGATTCTCTTCAGCCTGGTCGGGTTCGAGCTGCCGAGCGCCGCCGGTGAAGAGATGGAGGACGCCGCAAATGACGTCCCAGCCGGCATCGCAAAATCGGTTCTCGCCACGGCGTTGCTCTACGGATTGCCGGTGCTGGGAATTCTCACCGTTCTTCCCGCGGCCCAGTCGACCGGCTTGGCTGGCTTTCCCGACGCCATCAAGCAGGCCCTGACCGTCTTCGGCGGAAGCGTCACGACGGCCAGCGACGGAACGGTGACCGCAACCCTGAGCGGCTTCGGAACGGTGATGGGTTGGGTGGCCGGAATTCTGGTGGCGATCATCGCCTTCACCTCCGGCTTGACCTGGATCATGGGGTCGGACCGAACGCTCGCCGTCTCCTGCTACGACGGTGCTGGACCGCGTAGTCTCGGCAAGTTTTCGGCTCGATTCGGCACCCCGCTGCGGGTGAATATCCTGTCGGGTGTGGTGTCGACCGCGGTCCTGGTCGCGACGGCGCTCATCACCGACGGCAACGCGTACAAGTTCTTCTCCGTCGCGTTGAGTCTGGCCATCTCGACGACCCTCATCTCCTACCTCGGAATCTTCCCGGCGGCCTGGGTGCTGCGGCGCAGACGTCCGAACGACACGCGCCCGTACCGGGCGCCGATGCTGGCGGCGATCACGATTCTCTGCTGCGCCGGAATCGTCTTCTGCACGATCCAGGTCCTCTTTCCCGGAGCGGGCGATGAGTGGTTCGGCGATGACTACCGCTTCTCCGACGACTGGGTACAGAGTGAGAAGTGGAGCTATCTCTTCACCGAGGCGGTGCCGCTGGTGATCTTCCTGGCGATCAGTGTGTCCTTCTGGTGGATGGGAAAGCGTCATCGCGAAGCTACGGCCCGCGAACTGGACGCCGGGCTACCGCTGGTGGAGCCGGCTCAGACCTGA